One Paraburkholderia kururiensis DNA window includes the following coding sequences:
- a CDS encoding protein adenylyltransferase SelO, producing the protein MSFSPGTSQAAGHGDVAATAPSADPSAAAGPVEQGASTSLLSRVTSAITTSREGAFATLGPTFMTRLPAAPLPQPYVVGFSEDTARLLGFDPAVVQDPGFAAWFSGSPTRDWPDHAMPYASVYSGHQFGVWAGQLGDGRAIGLGEVEHAGRRYELQLKGSGRTPYSRMGDGRAVLRSSIREFLCSEAMHHLGIPTTHALCVTGSDQPVRREEIETAAVVTRVSPSFVRFGHFEHFYANDRVDALRTLADHVIDRFYPHCREADDPYLALLAEAVRSTASLVAQWQAVGFCHGVMNTDNMSVLGLTIDYGPFGFMDGFDAGHICNHSDSQGRYAYRMQPQIAYWNLFCLAQALLPIIGERHDAAKRGERAVEDAQRVLEGFKEHFAPSLEQRLRDKLGLETAREGDDALANRLLEIMHANRADFTLTFRNLARLSKHRKDDVSADAPVRDLFLDRAAFDAWAADYRARLATETRDDASRAAAMNRVNPKFVLRNHLAETAIRRAKEKDFSEVERLAAVLQHPFDEQPQYESYAALPPDWAGSLEVSCSS; encoded by the coding sequence ATGTCGTTTTCACCAGGCACTTCACAGGCCGCCGGCCACGGCGACGTTGCTGCGACGGCCCCTTCCGCTGATCCTTCCGCCGCTGCGGGTCCTGTCGAACAGGGCGCATCCACGTCCCTGCTCTCGCGCGTCACGTCGGCCATCACAACTTCGCGCGAAGGCGCGTTCGCCACACTCGGTCCCACCTTCATGACACGGCTGCCCGCGGCGCCCTTGCCGCAGCCCTACGTCGTGGGCTTTTCGGAAGATACGGCACGGCTGCTCGGATTCGATCCCGCCGTCGTGCAGGACCCGGGCTTCGCCGCCTGGTTCAGCGGCAGTCCCACGCGCGACTGGCCCGATCATGCGATGCCCTACGCGTCCGTTTATTCAGGACACCAGTTCGGCGTATGGGCCGGGCAGCTCGGCGACGGGCGCGCCATCGGGCTCGGCGAGGTCGAGCACGCAGGCCGGCGTTACGAACTGCAATTAAAGGGCAGCGGCCGCACGCCCTATTCGCGCATGGGAGACGGGCGCGCCGTGCTGCGTTCGTCGATTCGCGAATTCCTGTGCTCCGAAGCCATGCATCATCTGGGCATTCCCACCACGCACGCACTCTGCGTCACGGGCTCGGACCAGCCGGTACGGCGCGAGGAGATCGAAACCGCGGCGGTGGTCACGCGCGTGTCGCCCAGCTTCGTGCGCTTCGGCCACTTCGAGCACTTCTACGCGAACGACCGCGTCGACGCGCTGCGCACGCTCGCCGATCACGTGATCGACCGCTTCTATCCGCACTGCCGCGAGGCGGACGACCCTTATCTCGCGCTGCTCGCCGAGGCGGTGCGGTCCACGGCATCGCTCGTTGCGCAGTGGCAGGCCGTAGGTTTCTGCCACGGCGTGATGAACACGGACAACATGTCGGTCCTTGGCCTTACGATCGACTACGGTCCGTTCGGTTTCATGGACGGCTTCGACGCCGGCCACATCTGCAATCACTCGGACTCGCAGGGCCGCTACGCGTATCGCATGCAGCCGCAGATCGCCTACTGGAACCTGTTCTGTCTTGCCCAGGCGCTGTTGCCCATCATCGGTGAACGGCACGACGCAGCGAAGCGCGGCGAGCGTGCCGTGGAAGATGCGCAGCGCGTGCTGGAAGGCTTCAAGGAACACTTCGCGCCGTCGCTCGAACAGCGGCTGCGCGACAAGCTCGGGCTCGAGACCGCGCGCGAAGGCGACGATGCCCTCGCCAACCGGCTGCTCGAAATCATGCACGCGAACCGCGCCGACTTCACGCTGACGTTCCGCAATCTCGCCCGTCTATCAAAGCACCGAAAAGACGACGTGAGCGCCGACGCGCCGGTGCGCGACCTGTTCCTCGATCGCGCCGCATTCGATGCCTGGGCCGCCGACTATCGCGCGCGGCTCGCAACGGAAACGCGCGACGACGCCTCGCGTGCCGCCGCCATGAATCGCGTGAATCCGAAGTTCGTGTTGCGCAATCACCTCGCGGAAACAGCAATTCGCCGCGCGAAGGAAAAGGACTTCAGCGAGGTGGAGCGCCTCGCCGCCGTGCTGCAACACCCGTTCGACGAACAGCCCCAATACGAAAGCTATGCCGCGCTGCCGCCCGACTGGGCCGGCTCGCTCGAAGTGAGCTGCTCGTCGTGA
- the msrB gene encoding peptide-methionine (R)-S-oxide reductase MsrB, with amino-acid sequence MTEDDHNSDAYPGQQDDAEWRAKLSETEYEVTRHAATERPFSGRYWDHWDRGIYDCVCCGTPLFESDTKFDAGCGWPSYFRPINGEVIEERTDRSHGMLRIEVRCKNCGAHLGHVFEDGPAPTGLRYCINSAALQFEPK; translated from the coding sequence ATGACCGAGGACGATCACAACTCCGACGCCTACCCCGGACAGCAGGACGACGCCGAATGGCGCGCGAAACTTTCCGAAACCGAGTACGAGGTGACGCGCCACGCCGCGACCGAACGCCCCTTCTCGGGCCGCTACTGGGACCACTGGGACCGCGGCATCTACGACTGCGTCTGCTGCGGCACGCCGCTCTTCGAATCGGATACGAAGTTCGACGCCGGATGCGGCTGGCCGAGCTACTTCCGCCCCATCAACGGCGAGGTCATCGAGGAACGCACCGACCGCTCGCACGGCATGCTTCGTATCGAAGTGCGCTGCAAGAATTGCGGCGCCCACCTGGGCCACGTCTTCGAAGACGGCCCGGCGCCCACCGGCCTGCGGTATTGCATCAATTCGGCTGCGCTACAATTCGAGCCGAAATAA
- a CDS encoding septation protein A, translated as MKFLFDLFPIILFFIAFKVWGIFPATAVAIAATLVQIAWVAFRHRKVDTMLWISLGVVTVFGGATLVFHNDTFIKWKPTVLYWAFSVVLVFSQFAFGKNLIEAMMGKQITLPHRVWGQLNIVWAVFFVLLGLVNLFVAYNFTTDTWVNFKLFGATGLLVVFIVGQSLWLAKYMKEEE; from the coding sequence ATGAAATTCCTGTTCGATCTGTTCCCCATCATCCTGTTCTTCATCGCGTTCAAGGTGTGGGGCATCTTCCCGGCCACGGCCGTCGCGATTGCCGCGACGCTCGTGCAGATCGCATGGGTGGCGTTCCGGCATCGCAAGGTCGACACGATGCTGTGGATCAGTCTCGGCGTGGTGACCGTGTTCGGCGGCGCAACGCTCGTGTTTCACAACGACACGTTCATCAAGTGGAAACCCACGGTGCTGTACTGGGCGTTCTCCGTCGTGCTCGTGTTCTCGCAGTTCGCGTTCGGCAAGAATCTTATCGAAGCCATGATGGGCAAGCAGATCACGCTGCCGCACCGCGTGTGGGGCCAGCTCAACATCGTGTGGGCCGTGTTCTTCGTGCTGCTCGGGCTCGTCAATCTGTTCGTCGCCTACAACTTCACGACCGACACGTGGGTCAACTTCAAGCTCTTCGGCGCGACCGGCCTCCTGGTGGTGTTCATCGTCGGGCAGAGCCTGTGGCTCGCGAAGTACATGAAGGAAGAGGAGTAA
- a CDS encoding BolA family protein: MSDAFLHASPEERLAFIRSRLCAALAPVISIDVRDDSAQHAGHAGAAAGGHYSVTIVAAAFAGKPRVARHRMVYDALADALQRGIHALAITAYTPEEAGSLPR, encoded by the coding sequence GTGAGCGACGCCTTCCTGCACGCAAGCCCCGAGGAGCGCCTCGCGTTCATCCGCAGCCGTCTTTGCGCTGCACTTGCACCGGTGATTTCCATCGACGTTCGCGACGACAGCGCGCAGCACGCAGGCCACGCCGGCGCCGCTGCGGGCGGCCATTACAGCGTGACGATCGTGGCCGCCGCGTTCGCCGGCAAGCCGCGCGTGGCGCGGCATCGCATGGTGTATGATGCGCTGGCCGATGCGCTGCAGCGCGGCATTCACGCGCTCGCCATCACGGCGTACACGCCCGAAGAAGCCGGCTCGCTGCCCCGCTAG